A genomic stretch from Chloroflexota bacterium includes:
- a CDS encoding biotin--[acetyl-CoA-carboxylase] ligase: MTDAADWSRAADPARRIGHAVEFHAEIASTNDRARAALSEPGGEGLAVVADLQTAGRGRRGRTWISPAGANLLFSVAWRPAIASPEAGLLGGAAALAVRDACATLVPDAGLAIRWPNDVVDRDGRKVSGLLVETALESEELAEAVVGIGINVNWLPAEMPPEIGGSATSLQALRGAPIDRVLLLGRMLDALDVEARALERGDSPLPRLRASSWLDGREVEVETGAATIAGRAAGIADDGSLLLDAEVGRVALSVGEVARVHEPLPATVRR; encoded by the coding sequence ATGACCGATGCAGCCGACTGGTCGCGCGCCGCCGATCCCGCACGCAGAATCGGGCACGCGGTCGAGTTCCACGCCGAGATCGCATCGACCAACGATCGCGCCCGCGCTGCACTGTCCGAGCCCGGCGGCGAGGGGCTGGCAGTCGTGGCGGACCTGCAGACCGCCGGTCGAGGCCGGCGTGGCCGGACCTGGATCTCGCCGGCCGGGGCGAATCTTCTGTTCAGTGTCGCGTGGCGACCTGCCATCGCGTCGCCGGAGGCTGGCCTGCTCGGGGGGGCGGCCGCGCTCGCAGTCCGTGATGCGTGCGCCACGCTGGTCCCCGACGCAGGGCTCGCGATCCGATGGCCGAACGACGTGGTCGATCGCGATGGTCGCAAGGTGTCGGGCCTGCTGGTCGAGACGGCTCTTGAGAGCGAGGAGCTGGCCGAGGCGGTGGTCGGGATCGGGATCAACGTCAACTGGCTCCCGGCCGAGATGCCGCCGGAGATCGGTGGCAGCGCGACCTCGCTGCAGGCGCTCCGCGGCGCGCCGATCGATCGGGTTCTGCTGCTGGGGAGGATGCTCGACGCCCTGGACGTGGAGGCGCGGGCACTGGAGAGGGGTGACAGCCCCCTGCCCCGCCTGCGCGCCAGCTCCTGGCTCGACGGGCGAGAGGTCGAGGTCGAGACCGGCGCCGCGACGATCGCCGGACGCGCCGCCGGGATCGCCGACGACGGGTCGCTCCTGCTCGACGCGGAGGTCGGGCGCGTGGCATTGAGCGTCGGGGAGGTGGCGCGGGTGCACGAGCCGCTGCCCGCCACCGTGCGGCGATGA
- a CDS encoding RNA polymerase sigma factor, with protein MSEAAVRPNLTTAPDGDPDRPDVLAAQRDRAAFDVLYRRYLDRVYGYAFYQLRDHHDAEDATERTFLAALRALPEFRDEGASFRAWLFRIAHNTIINARRSRFRRRTERLPDGLDRIAPNADPAGLVLEADERRRVLRAVAELPEDRRQVVLLRFVDGLSSREIGQVMDRSEGAARVLLHRALRDLAARL; from the coding sequence ATGAGCGAAGCGGCTGTCCGACCGAACCTCACCACAGCCCCGGACGGCGACCCTGACCGCCCGGACGTCCTGGCGGCGCAGCGTGACCGCGCGGCCTTTGACGTTCTCTACCGTCGCTACCTGGATCGCGTCTACGGCTACGCCTTCTACCAGCTGCGCGACCACCACGACGCCGAAGACGCCACCGAGCGCACCTTCCTGGCGGCCCTTCGCGCCCTGCCGGAGTTCCGCGACGAGGGCGCCAGCTTCCGGGCATGGCTCTTCAGGATCGCCCACAACACGATCATCAACGCCCGCCGCAGCCGATTCCGACGCCGCACCGAGCGACTCCCCGATGGCCTCGATCGCATCGCCCCGAATGCCGATCCCGCCGGACTGGTCCTTGAGGCGGACGAGAGGCGTCGGGTTCTGCGCGCCGTTGCCGAGCTACCCGAAGACCGCCGGCAGGTGGTGCTGCTCCGTTTCGTCGATGGCCTCAGCTCGCGCGAGATCGGGCAGGTGATGGACCGATCCGAGGGCGCGGCGAGGGTCCTCCTGCACCGGGCGCTGCGCGACCTGGCGGCTCGCCTGTAA
- the accD gene encoding acetyl-CoA carboxylase, carboxyltransferase subunit beta: MQIKLPFSRRREVTPETWTVCPSCESQIFNRQLERNLRVCPTCGHHFRMGIGQRIELLLDDGSFIEREAGLESGDPLSFHDQKPYVDRLEASRIKTGLREAAVWGIGTIDGQRVAITLFDFHFMGGSMGSVVGEKLARCFEAALLERIPAIVVSASGGARMQEGTLSLLQLAKTTAPLMRLDAAGIPFISVLTDPTTGGVLASFASLGDVILAEPKALIGFAGARVASGTVGEELPEGFQSAESLLEHGFVDDIVPRSELRATLSRLLRLLPVAAVEDGWQTPGDTRGWGPIGVLSGMAERLGTAVSETIGIDVEQPPADESGPAARRTREDER; this comes from the coding sequence ATGCAGATCAAGCTCCCCTTCTCCCGGCGGCGCGAGGTCACGCCCGAGACGTGGACCGTGTGCCCCAGCTGCGAGTCGCAGATCTTCAACCGCCAGCTGGAGCGGAACCTCCGCGTCTGCCCCACCTGCGGCCACCACTTCCGGATGGGGATCGGGCAGCGCATCGAGCTGCTGCTGGATGACGGGAGCTTCATCGAGCGTGAAGCCGGACTCGAGTCGGGCGACCCCCTCAGCTTCCACGACCAGAAGCCATACGTCGATCGGCTCGAGGCGTCGCGCATCAAGACCGGGCTGCGAGAGGCGGCGGTGTGGGGGATCGGCACCATCGACGGGCAGCGAGTGGCGATCACGCTCTTCGACTTTCACTTCATGGGCGGCAGCATGGGAAGCGTGGTCGGCGAGAAGCTGGCTCGCTGCTTCGAGGCTGCCCTCCTCGAGCGGATTCCCGCCATCGTGGTCAGCGCCTCGGGCGGCGCGCGCATGCAGGAGGGAACCCTCTCGCTGCTGCAGCTCGCCAAGACGACCGCCCCGCTGATGAGGCTCGATGCAGCCGGGATCCCGTTCATCAGCGTCCTCACCGATCCCACCACCGGCGGCGTCCTGGCCAGCTTCGCGTCCCTCGGTGACGTGATCCTGGCCGAGCCGAAGGCGCTGATCGGGTTCGCCGGGGCGCGCGTGGCGAGCGGCACGGTGGGGGAGGAGTTGCCGGAGGGCTTCCAGAGCGCCGAATCCCTCCTCGAGCACGGCTTCGTCGACGACATCGTTCCGCGCTCTGAGCTGCGCGCCACCCTCTCGCGCCTGCTGCGCCTCCTGCCGGTAGCGGCGGTCGAGGATGGCTGGCAGACGCCGGGTGACACGCGGGGCTGGGGCCCGATCGGCGTGCTCTCGGGCATGGCCGAACGCCTCGGCACGGCCGTCAGTGAGACGATCGGGATCGATGTCGAGCAACCGCCCGCCGACGAATCCGGACCAGCCGCGCGTCGCACCCGCGAGGACGAACGATGA
- a CDS encoding acetyl-CoA carboxylase carboxyltransferase subunit alpha: MSEILLSAEPPTAEAIELAWRRVQLARHPQRPRTLDLVALIFDDFVELHGDRSFRDDPAIVGGPALLDGRPVMVIGHQKGKDTESNIFRNFGSPYPEGFRKAQRLMRLADKLGMPLVTFLDTAGAFPGPAAEERGQAEAIASSIKLMTGLQVPIVVVIIGEGGSGGALAIGVGDEILALENATYSVISPEGCAAILWRAPEAAPTAAAAMRMTAADQLELGVIDGVIDEPGEGAHGDHAGTATAVKEAILGALGRVTRLETEALLTTRYARLRGIGLFRETETSSAQLPQEPSLRRRIGRLLRLPGVPRRPRWSEIWPSSEDADNNEEGA; the protein is encoded by the coding sequence ATGAGCGAGATCCTGCTCAGCGCTGAGCCCCCGACGGCCGAGGCGATCGAATTGGCCTGGCGCCGCGTTCAGCTGGCCCGCCACCCGCAGCGGCCCCGCACGCTCGACCTGGTCGCGCTCATCTTCGATGACTTCGTCGAGCTGCATGGTGACCGCTCGTTCCGCGACGATCCGGCCATCGTCGGCGGGCCGGCGCTGCTCGACGGCCGCCCGGTGATGGTGATCGGCCACCAGAAGGGGAAGGACACCGAATCCAACATCTTCCGCAACTTCGGCTCCCCGTACCCCGAGGGGTTCCGCAAGGCCCAGCGCCTGATGCGCCTGGCGGACAAGCTGGGGATGCCGCTCGTCACCTTCCTGGACACGGCCGGTGCATTCCCCGGTCCCGCGGCCGAGGAGCGCGGCCAGGCCGAGGCGATCGCCTCGTCAATCAAGCTGATGACCGGGCTCCAGGTACCGATCGTGGTGGTCATCATCGGGGAGGGAGGATCCGGGGGCGCGCTGGCGATCGGCGTGGGGGATGAGATCCTGGCGCTCGAGAACGCCACCTACTCGGTGATCTCCCCCGAAGGTTGCGCGGCCATCCTGTGGCGCGCCCCCGAGGCCGCGCCAACCGCGGCGGCCGCGATGCGCATGACCGCCGCCGACCAGCTCGAGCTGGGCGTCATCGACGGGGTGATCGACGAGCCGGGCGAGGGCGCGCACGGCGACCACGCGGGGACCGCCACCGCCGTCAAGGAGGCGATCCTCGGGGCGCTGGGCAGGGTCACGAGGCTTGAAACCGAGGCACTGCTGACGACCCGCTATGCTCGTCTGCGCGGAATCGGGCTGTTCCGGGAGACGGAGACCTCGTCGGCGCAGCTGCCGCAGGAGCCATCCCTTCGCCGCCGGATCGGCCGCCTGCTGCGATTGCCCGGCGTGCCGCGGCGGCCGCGCTGGAGCGAGATCTGGCCGAGCAGCGAGGACGCCGACAACAACGAGGAGGGTGCATGA
- a CDS encoding biotin/lipoyl-containing protein: MTDGADPLKQIEQAAAELIPQLTERLAQHGLGEIEVRHGDLRIRVARAVAPAQAQAAAPGRAVPAHSALPGDRVGVVPSGPSAQGVTSPAVGFFVYADGLGPGLPVDKGDELGHVEMLGVRHDVRAPRRGLVRNLVTETGEAVEYGQLLIEMEAAE; the protein is encoded by the coding sequence ATGACCGACGGAGCGGATCCGCTGAAGCAGATCGAGCAGGCCGCTGCGGAGCTGATCCCCCAGCTCACCGAGCGGCTGGCACAGCACGGGCTTGGCGAGATCGAGGTGCGCCACGGCGACCTGCGCATCCGGGTGGCGCGGGCCGTCGCGCCTGCGCAAGCACAGGCGGCGGCTCCCGGCCGTGCCGTGCCCGCGCACAGCGCGCTGCCCGGCGACCGGGTCGGCGTCGTGCCCAGCGGCCCGTCGGCCCAGGGCGTGACTTCGCCTGCCGTCGGCTTCTTCGTGTATGCCGATGGGCTCGGCCCCGGACTGCCGGTCGACAAGGGCGATGAGCTGGGGCACGTCGAGATGCTTGGCGTCCGCCACGATGTCCGCGCGCCGCGCCGTGGCCTGGTCCGCAACCTCGTCACCGAGACCGGCGAAGCGGTCGAGTACGGCCAGCTCCTGATCGAGATGGAAGCCGCCGAGTGA
- the fabD gene encoding ACP S-malonyltransferase translates to MTVALVFSPQGSQSVGMGRQLAAVSPAAAAVFREADAALGWEVSRLAWEGPEDELNDTRHTQPCLLATSIACLRALEEELDGMGEGLSPSFVAGHSVGEYAALVAAGALSVDDALRLVAHRGELMADARVSGGMVAVIGLDREAVTAVVTSLGLDADLVVANDNAPGQVVISGTPNALLAATEPLRAAGARRSIPLKVSGPFHSPHMAGIGAELARALATADWHDAEPPVVSNVTAEPVRDAAEIRTLLARQLHSPVEWVGSVRRMADEGVDTFVECGPGNALTGMVRRIVLEARTLNVFDPASLAAAADALAGAIVRVPA, encoded by the coding sequence GTGACCGTCGCGCTCGTCTTCTCCCCGCAGGGGTCGCAGTCCGTTGGGATGGGACGTCAGCTGGCGGCCGTCTCGCCGGCCGCCGCGGCGGTCTTCCGGGAGGCGGACGCGGCGCTCGGCTGGGAGGTATCCCGTCTCGCCTGGGAGGGCCCCGAGGATGAGCTGAACGACACGCGACACACGCAGCCCTGCCTGCTGGCCACCTCGATCGCGTGCCTGCGCGCGCTCGAAGAGGAGCTCGACGGGATGGGGGAGGGGCTCTCCCCGTCCTTCGTCGCCGGCCATTCGGTCGGCGAGTACGCCGCACTCGTCGCTGCCGGCGCGCTGTCGGTTGACGATGCCCTGCGCCTGGTTGCCCACAGGGGCGAACTCATGGCCGATGCACGCGTTAGCGGCGGCATGGTGGCGGTGATCGGCCTCGACCGCGAGGCGGTGACCGCTGTCGTTACAAGCCTGGGCCTGGACGCGGACCTGGTCGTCGCCAACGACAATGCCCCGGGCCAGGTCGTCATCAGCGGCACTCCAAATGCCCTGCTGGCGGCGACGGAACCGCTGCGCGCCGCTGGGGCGCGGCGGTCGATTCCGCTCAAGGTGTCCGGGCCATTCCATTCCCCGCACATGGCCGGCATCGGCGCCGAGCTGGCGCGCGCCCTGGCCACGGCGGACTGGCACGATGCCGAGCCACCGGTGGTCAGCAACGTCACGGCCGAGCCGGTGCGCGACGCCGCCGAGATCAGGACCCTGCTCGCCCGCCAGCTGCATTCCCCGGTCGAATGGGTCGGATCGGTCCGACGCATGGCGGACGAGGGGGTCGACACCTTCGTGGAGTGCGGCCCTGGCAATGCCCTGACCGGCATGGTGCGTCGGATCGTGCTGGAGGCGCGCACGCTGAACGTCTTCGACCCGGCCAGCCTGGCGGCGGCAGCGGATGCGCTGGCCGGGGCGATCGTCAGGGTGCCGGCCTGA
- the accC gene encoding acetyl-CoA carboxylase biotin carboxylase subunit, producing MFNKVMIANRGEIAVRILRACRDLGVPAVVAFSEADRDTLAVRMADEAICIGPAEARKSYLNQPAVVSAALIAGCDAVHPGYGFLSEDAGFAEVCAAHDLHFIGPRAEVLEKFGSKYAVRRMLAANGLPTVPGSKGILSDLRDALDQASAAGYPVLLKPSAGGGGRGMRLVRSPREMETSLPLARSEAQAAFGDDSVYFEKWIEESRHVEVQVLIDRHGNGIHLGERDCSVQRRHQKIIEEAPSPAMGDDARETLRDLAIRSVMAAGYESAGTLEFLLDGDGNFYFIEINCRIQVEHPITEMLTGIDLIAEQIRLASGEKLALRQEQVQLRGHAIEFRINAEDPGDNFAPQTGTVEELQLPGGPGVRVDTHLYPGYEVPPYYDSLLAKLIVWGETREMALARSRRALAEFQVSGIKTNLPFHRGIIDNAAFLDGAVSTNLLDRVGPAAFVAGSA from the coding sequence ATGTTCAACAAGGTCATGATCGCCAACCGCGGCGAGATCGCGGTGCGCATCCTGCGCGCCTGCCGCGACCTGGGCGTGCCGGCCGTTGTCGCATTCAGCGAGGCGGACCGCGACACGCTCGCCGTCCGCATGGCGGACGAGGCGATCTGCATCGGTCCTGCCGAAGCCCGAAAGAGCTACCTCAACCAGCCGGCCGTGGTGTCCGCAGCGCTCATTGCGGGGTGCGATGCCGTTCACCCCGGTTACGGGTTCCTCTCCGAAGATGCGGGCTTCGCGGAGGTGTGCGCGGCCCACGATCTGCACTTCATCGGCCCTCGAGCGGAGGTGCTCGAAAAGTTCGGCAGCAAGTATGCGGTTCGACGCATGCTCGCCGCCAACGGGCTCCCCACCGTGCCGGGCAGCAAGGGCATCCTGTCCGACCTGCGCGATGCGCTGGACCAGGCTTCGGCGGCCGGCTATCCGGTCCTGCTCAAGCCGTCGGCCGGCGGCGGCGGTCGCGGCATGCGCCTGGTCCGCTCACCCCGCGAGATGGAGACCTCCCTGCCGCTGGCGCGTTCCGAAGCACAGGCGGCCTTCGGCGACGATTCGGTCTACTTCGAGAAATGGATCGAGGAGAGCCGGCACGTCGAGGTCCAGGTGCTGATCGATCGCCACGGCAACGGGATTCACCTGGGGGAGCGCGACTGCAGCGTGCAGCGACGACACCAGAAGATTATCGAGGAGGCGCCGTCGCCCGCCATGGGAGACGATGCGCGAGAGACGCTGCGCGACCTCGCCATCCGCTCGGTCATGGCCGCCGGCTACGAGAGCGCCGGCACGCTCGAGTTCCTGCTGGACGGCGACGGCAACTTCTACTTCATCGAGATCAACTGCCGCATCCAGGTCGAGCACCCGATCACCGAGATGCTGACCGGCATCGATCTGATCGCGGAACAGATCCGGCTGGCATCCGGCGAGAAGCTCGCGCTGCGCCAGGAGCAGGTCCAGCTGCGCGGGCACGCCATCGAGTTTCGGATCAACGCCGAGGACCCCGGCGACAACTTCGCGCCGCAGACCGGGACGGTCGAGGAGCTCCAGCTTCCTGGCGGACCGGGGGTTCGCGTTGACACGCACCTCTATCCCGGCTACGAGGTCCCGCCCTACTACGACTCGTTGCTGGCCAAGCTGATCGTGTGGGGTGAGACGCGCGAGATGGCGCTCGCCCGCTCGCGTCGTGCCCTTGCCGAGTTCCAGGTGTCAGGGATCAAGACGAACCTTCCCTTTCATCGTGGGATCATCGACAACGCCGCCTTCCTGGACGGCGCAGTGAGCACCAACCTGCTCGACCGGGTCGGACCGGCCGCCTTCGTGGCGGGCAGCGCATGA
- the fabZ gene encoding 3-hydroxyacyl-ACP dehydratase FabZ — MTDDAAVTGTAVDLALPLEAADIMRIIPHRYPFLLIDRVVELEPGKRVVATKSVTANEPQFTGHFPDRPIMPGVLMVEALAQAGAVAVLSLPEYRGKLALFAGIDDCRFRRTVLPGDTLRLEVTLEKLRGVFGRGRGVASVDGEVAVEATISFVIPRDQSIAGGEPR, encoded by the coding sequence ATGACCGACGACGCTGCCGTCACCGGAACCGCGGTCGACCTCGCCTTGCCGCTCGAGGCCGCCGACATCATGCGCATCATCCCGCATCGTTACCCGTTCCTTCTCATCGACCGCGTGGTGGAGCTGGAGCCAGGCAAGCGCGTGGTGGCCACGAAGAGCGTGACCGCCAATGAGCCCCAGTTCACCGGCCATTTCCCTGATCGGCCCATCATGCCGGGCGTGCTGATGGTCGAGGCGCTGGCCCAGGCAGGGGCGGTCGCCGTCCTGTCCCTGCCCGAATACCGCGGCAAGCTGGCTCTCTTCGCGGGGATCGACGACTGCCGCTTCCGGCGCACCGTGCTCCCCGGCGACACGCTTCGGCTGGAGGTCACCCTCGAGAAGCTGCGCGGCGTCTTCGGCCGTGGCCGGGGCGTCGCCAGCGTGGACGGCGAGGTGGCGGTTGAGGCGACCATCTCCTTCGTGATTCCCCGCGACCAGTCGATCGCCGGGGGTGAGCCACGGTGA
- the fabF gene encoding beta-ketoacyl-ACP synthase II gives MTDRWQRPSSAERGERRVVVTGMGAVTPIGNDVPSYWASLVAGRSGIDCIAAFDPSRLDVKIAGEVKDFQPEMVMARKEVRRHDRYVHLAWAASVEALADADIPNPIVDESLAEGTGVIIGSGIGGINTMIRDVIEAHDLGVERVGPFLVTSLIPDMGAGFVAINANARGPNYATVSACSSSNHAIGDALNIIRRGDAEVMIAGGAESGIGEIPVAAFAAMRALSTRNDAPQKASRPFDADRDGFVMADGAGVLLLEALEHAVARGARIHGELVGYAATDDASHITLPAPGGRGAVASMSLALADAGLTTDEIGYINAHGTSTVPNDKAETAAIKTVFGEGAYRVPVSSTKSMTGHLLGAGGGIEAIACILAIENGILPPTINYENPDPDCDLDYVPNMARGAAIETAMSNSFGFGGHNATLIFKRYVA, from the coding sequence GTGACCGACCGCTGGCAGCGACCCAGCTCGGCCGAGCGCGGCGAGCGGCGCGTGGTGGTGACCGGCATGGGCGCCGTCACTCCCATCGGCAACGACGTGCCGTCGTACTGGGCGTCGCTGGTCGCCGGTCGCAGCGGGATCGACTGCATCGCCGCCTTCGATCCGTCGCGGCTCGACGTCAAGATCGCCGGCGAGGTGAAGGACTTCCAGCCCGAGATGGTGATGGCGAGGAAGGAGGTCCGGCGGCACGATCGCTATGTGCATCTCGCCTGGGCCGCATCGGTCGAGGCGCTGGCCGATGCCGACATCCCCAACCCGATCGTGGACGAGTCGCTGGCCGAGGGGACCGGCGTGATCATCGGCTCTGGGATCGGCGGGATCAATACCATGATCCGCGACGTGATCGAGGCGCATGACCTCGGCGTCGAGCGTGTCGGGCCGTTCCTGGTGACCTCCCTCATCCCGGACATGGGCGCGGGTTTCGTGGCCATCAACGCGAATGCCCGAGGGCCGAACTACGCGACGGTCAGCGCCTGCAGCAGCAGCAACCACGCCATCGGCGACGCGCTCAACATCATTCGTCGCGGGGACGCGGAGGTGATGATCGCGGGGGGAGCCGAATCGGGGATCGGCGAGATCCCGGTCGCCGCCTTCGCCGCTATGCGCGCCCTCTCCACGCGCAACGACGCGCCGCAGAAGGCGTCCCGCCCGTTCGATGCCGACCGCGACGGCTTCGTCATGGCCGATGGCGCCGGGGTCCTCCTCCTCGAGGCGCTGGAGCACGCCGTCGCACGGGGTGCCCGCATCCATGGCGAGCTGGTCGGCTACGCCGCCACGGACGATGCATCGCATATCACGCTGCCAGCTCCCGGCGGTCGGGGCGCGGTGGCCTCCATGAGCCTGGCCCTGGCCGATGCGGGCCTGACGACCGACGAGATCGGCTACATCAACGCGCATGGGACCAGCACCGTGCCCAACGACAAGGCGGAGACGGCGGCGATCAAGACGGTCTTCGGCGAGGGCGCCTACCGCGTTCCGGTTAGCAGCACCAAGAGCATGACCGGGCACCTGCTGGGCGCGGGAGGCGGGATCGAGGCGATCGCCTGCATCCTGGCGATCGAGAACGGGATCCTGCCGCCGACGATCAACTACGAGAACCCGGACCCCGACTGCGACCTCGACTACGTCCCGAATATGGCGCGCGGGGCGGCGATCGAGACGGCCATGAGCAACTCGTTCGGCTTCGGCGGGCACAACGCGACGCTCATCTTCAAGCGGTACGTGGCGTGA
- a CDS encoding biotin/lipoyl-containing protein produces MSVDDAPSEQVLAAIDLLAPGFEASGLDELEVEAGDLVVRLARPRPAQPAAPAPAATGGAPAPAATGGPLTPYGESAPGMRFVTAPLTGVWYASPSPGARPYVQEGDEIGAGAVVGLIEAMKLFNEIKSDVAGKVVRVLVERGTLVKRQQPLVEIDPR; encoded by the coding sequence GTGAGCGTCGATGATGCCCCGTCGGAGCAGGTGCTGGCCGCGATTGACCTCCTGGCGCCCGGCTTCGAGGCGAGCGGACTTGACGAGCTCGAGGTGGAGGCGGGAGACCTGGTCGTCCGCCTTGCCCGGCCTCGGCCGGCCCAACCCGCCGCGCCTGCCCCAGCCGCGACCGGCGGCGCGCCTGCCCCAGCCGCGACCGGCGGCCCGCTCACGCCCTACGGCGAGTCGGCCCCGGGGATGCGCTTCGTGACCGCGCCGCTGACCGGTGTCTGGTACGCCTCTCCCTCGCCGGGCGCGCGCCCGTATGTCCAGGAGGGGGACGAGATCGGTGCGGGCGCGGTGGTCGGCCTGATCGAGGCAATGAAGCTGTTCAACGAGATCAAATCGGACGTGGCCGGCAAGGTTGTCCGTGTCCTCGTCGAGCGCGGGACGCTGGTCAAGCGCCAGCAGCCACTCGTCGAGATCGACCCGCGCTGA
- a CDS encoding beta-ketoacyl-ACP synthase III: MAPNAVITGWGMYAPSRVMTNDDLAKMVDTSDEWIVSRTGIRERRIAADDENTTILSVHAARDALAVAGVDPTEVDLVIVATCSPDYPLPATSVTVATALGATRAAGFDLQAACSGFLYGLATGGSFIQSGMYRNVLVIGVEVLSRFLNWKDRNTCVLFGDGAGAVLLEASEQPGGLIGFNLYSDGTGYEGIIVPAGGSVCPASPQTSAEGKHFIQMAGREVYKYATRQLADSAVAALRDAGISVGEVDQFVFHQANLRIIEKVQRQLAIPDEKLYINIEKYGNTSAASVPMALVEAIAAGRVKQGDKILMVAFGAGYTAGAAVVEWTADPARAFLAPGEQTRLGMPRIAEPELAVAG, translated from the coding sequence ATGGCGCCGAACGCCGTGATCACCGGGTGGGGGATGTATGCGCCATCGCGCGTGATGACCAATGACGACCTGGCAAAGATGGTCGACACGTCCGACGAGTGGATCGTGTCGCGGACCGGGATCCGCGAGCGACGAATCGCGGCGGACGACGAGAACACCACCATCCTCAGCGTCCACGCCGCGCGGGATGCGCTGGCGGTGGCAGGCGTGGACCCAACCGAGGTCGACCTGGTCATCGTGGCCACCTGCTCGCCCGACTATCCGCTGCCGGCGACCTCGGTGACGGTCGCGACCGCCCTGGGCGCCACCCGCGCGGCGGGGTTCGATCTGCAGGCGGCCTGCTCCGGCTTCCTGTACGGGCTCGCCACCGGCGGCAGCTTCATCCAGAGCGGCATGTACCGCAACGTCCTGGTCATCGGCGTCGAGGTCCTGAGCCGATTCCTGAACTGGAAGGACCGCAACACGTGCGTGCTGTTCGGCGACGGGGCGGGGGCGGTGCTGCTCGAGGCGTCCGAGCAGCCCGGCGGGCTCATCGGCTTCAACCTGTACAGCGACGGCACCGGCTACGAGGGGATCATCGTGCCGGCCGGCGGTTCCGTCTGTCCCGCCTCGCCGCAGACCAGCGCCGAGGGCAAGCACTTCATCCAGATGGCCGGGCGCGAGGTCTACAAGTACGCCACCCGCCAGCTGGCCGACTCGGCGGTCGCCGCCCTGCGCGACGCCGGCATCAGCGTCGGCGAGGTTGACCAGTTCGTCTTCCACCAGGCCAACCTGCGCATCATCGAGAAGGTGCAGCGCCAGCTCGCGATTCCGGACGAGAAACTCTACATCAATATCGAGAAGTACGGGAACACGAGCGCGGCATCGGTGCCGATGGCGCTGGTCGAGGCGATCGCCGCGGGTCGCGTCAAGCAGGGAGACAAGATCCTGATGGTTGCCTTCGGCGCCGGCTATACGGCGGGCGCGGCGGTGGTCGAGTGGACCGCCGATCCCGCGCGCGCGTTCCTGGCACCGGGCGAGCAGACGCGCCTCGGCATGCCGCGCATCGCCGAGCCCGAGCTCGCGGTCGCAGGCTGA
- the fabG gene encoding 3-oxoacyl-[acyl-carrier-protein] reductase, translating to MFDLTDKVALVTGGSRGLGRAIALALAQQGADVGVNYRGNAEAAAEVVAQIRSIGRAAIAIQGDTSAGREACEAIVKAAIDEFGKVDILVNNAGITRDNLLMRMDADEWESVINTNLSGPFWMTRAIARPMLKARSGRIINMSSVAGRMGNVGQANYASAKAGLIGLTKSVARELASRGITCNAIAPGLIQTELTADISEAARDFVINSTPLGYIGSVDDVAAAAVYFASDESRYVTGQVLGVDGGMMMGS from the coding sequence ATGTTCGATCTGACCGACAAGGTGGCGCTGGTCACCGGTGGGAGCCGCGGCCTTGGCCGCGCCATTGCCCTGGCCCTGGCGCAGCAGGGAGCCGACGTGGGGGTCAACTACCGCGGCAATGCCGAGGCGGCGGCCGAGGTGGTCGCCCAGATCCGCTCCATCGGCCGGGCCGCGATCGCGATCCAGGGCGACACCAGCGCGGGCCGCGAGGCATGCGAGGCGATCGTCAAGGCGGCCATCGACGAGTTCGGCAAGGTCGACATCCTGGTGAACAACGCGGGGATCACGCGTGACAACCTGCTGATGCGAATGGACGCCGACGAGTGGGAGTCGGTCATCAATACCAACCTGTCGGGTCCCTTCTGGATGACGCGCGCCATCGCCAGGCCGATGCTCAAGGCCCGCTCGGGTCGGATCATCAACATGAGCAGCGTGGCCGGCCGAATGGGAAACGTCGGTCAGGCCAACTACGCCAGCGCCAAGGCGGGTCTGATCGGCCTCACCAAGTCGGTCGCGCGCGAGCTGGCCAGTCGCGGGATCACGTGCAACGCCATCGCGCCCGGCCTGATCCAGACGGAGCTGACGGCCGACATCTCGGAGGCGGCCCGCGACTTCGTCATCAACAGCACCCCGCTGGGGTACATCGGCTCCGTCGACGACGTGGCCGCGGCGGCGGTCTACTTCGCCTCGGATGAGTCGCGGTACGTCACCGGACAGGTGCTGGGCGTCGATGGCGGGATGATGATGGGCAGCTGA